From Lepus europaeus isolate LE1 chromosome 3, mLepTim1.pri, whole genome shotgun sequence, a single genomic window includes:
- the NUP43 gene encoding nucleoporin Nup43, with the protein MEELYAKFVSEKISKTRWRPVPPGSLQTAETFATGSWDNEENHVSLWSIGDFGNPDSDGSLEGDHRLLCDIRHHGDVMDLQFFDQERIVAASSTGCVTIFLHHPNNQTLSVSQQWTTAHYHTGPGSPSYCSAPCTGIVCDNPEIVTVGEDGRINLFRADHKEAVRTIDNADSSTLHAVTFLRTPEILTVNSIGQLKIWDFRQQGNEPSQILSLTGDRVPLHCVDRHPNQQHVVATGGQDGMLSIWDVRQGTMPVSLLKAHEAEMWEVHFHPSNPDHLFTCSEDGSLWHWDASTDVPEKSSLFHQGGRTSTFLSHSINHQANAHQSLTSSWLSTDPAKDRIEITSLLPSRTLSVNTLDVLGPCLVCGTDAEAIYVTRQLFS; encoded by the exons ATGGAGGAGCTGTATGCCAAGTTTGTgtctgagaaaatcagcaaaacccGCTGGCGGCCGGTGCCTCCGGGGAGCCTGCAGACCGCCGAGACCTTCGCCACGGGCTCTTGGGACAATGAG GAGAATCACGTTTCACTGTGGTCTATCGGAGATTTCGGAAACCCGGACTCTGATGGAAGCTTAGAAGGAGACCATCGACTGTTGTGTGACATCAGACACCATGGCGACGTCATGGACTTACAG ttttttGACCAGGAAAGAATTGTAGCTGCCTCATCAACAGGATGTGTAACAATTTTCCTTCACCATCCAAATAACCAG ACTCTATCAGTCAGCCAGCAGTGGACAACAGCTCACTATCACACAGGTCCTGGCAGCCCTTCCTACTGCAGTGCACCTTGCACAGGGATTGTGTGCGATAACCCAGAAATTGTCACAGTTGGAGAAGACGGTCGCATAAATCTCTTCAGAGCGGATCATAAGGAAGCTGTGAGAACCATAG acAATGCAGATAGCAGTACGCTCCATGCTGTCACCTTCCTTCGCACTCCTGAGATTCTCACGGTAAATTCAATTGGACAATTAAAAATATGGGATTTCCGACAACAAGGAAATGAGCCCTCTCAAATATTATCACT GACTGGTGACCGAGTGCCACTCCACTGTGTCGATAGACATCCCAACCAGCAGCACGTTGTAGCGACCGGTGGCCAGGACGGAATGTTGAGTATTTGGGATGTTAGACAAGGTACCATGCCTGTGTCGCTGCTGAAGGCTCATGAGGCTGAGA TGTGGGAAGTTCACTTCCACCCCTCCAATCCCGATCATCTCTTCACGTGTTCTGAAGACGGATCCCTCTGGCACTGGGATGCCTCCACAGACGTCCCTGAAAAATCATCACTCTTTCATCAAG GAGGAAGAACTAGTACTTTTCTGTCTCATAGCATTAATCACCAGGCTAATGCTCACCAGTCTCTTACAAGTTCCTGGCTCAGCACCGATCCTGCAAAAGACCGAATTGAAATCACCAGTTTGCTTCCCAGTAGGACTTTGTCTGTGAACACTCTGGATGTTTTAGGTCCTTGTCTTGTTTGTGGAACTGATGCAGAGGCAATTTACGTTACCAGACAACTGTTTTCCTGA